The following are encoded together in the Anopheles nili chromosome 3, idAnoNiliSN_F5_01, whole genome shotgun sequence genome:
- the LOC128723577 gene encoding myotubularin-related protein 14 has protein sequence MNCEILPQDIQSLLEYFAKNMYRAKDCENGNDVMHRCNVLLQQDYSVIEISNSTGELSSHYPSTLLIPEYEYRNLSSSSGNTQAPAAGPNNGYASLNDFLARSGNLTGDVPNQHQPAPANLQQQHPSSAPSTPSAPGQQTIYETSYDGNKLRDLINKARFARCRARFPLPVILYKGKYICRSATLSGGPEIYGRSGLDYLFYSLDSAATSPTLDEEAYEARETSLPEDTFEEPITNSDWQLFDRVRSQDIKLLKTLNVGTIVDFMVEKKKVKFGMNVTSSEKVDKEKRYAEFKIVSLPYPGCEFFRDYRDNNYSGEGLVFDWSQAHVDASIGVPDDTVSAQLQIDWDNYKDWDLVKITQNYLKLLLRYLQDSSSGLLIHCISGWDRTPLFVSLLRLSLWADGAIHQSLSAAQILYFTIAYDWLLFGHNLPDRLNKGEVIFFFCFYALKYIAEDEYSILGQRYKSKHSSGSSSIGVIRTDSESMLDGILLDGESRGSSISLNSTCSCLSGRSSSQHDTQTCISIGGNGAISASSGINVTIGGSNIHNTDCLHATSGSRPIVGVHNPHDDNLNASNGNGWLAHSHDSNSSIGCISNDSTTNLSNHCAWSPQTKRTSPVSVPVASRLRQRQESTSSLSVGSWQMISGTGSLRSTDSATELNQTAQHHPHHHHHHHHHHHQAPGNHQPQFHPVYSHLYGNNHAPIPVAYATDTTATTPNANSQHHHHGPGHIPASQLHQQQHSQDSSCCTILDDDCFSLSYSHDYYAMRRERLNQVRTLFYNCYYSTIAFKFKSVPDSALGSLLGNFAEKVGLAHRTSV, from the exons ACCGGTGTAACGTACTATTGCAGCAGGACTACAGCGTGATCGAGATCAGCAACAGCACTGGTGAGCTTTCCTCGCACTATCCCAGCACCCTGCTGATACCGGAGTACGAGTACCGGAATCTCTCGAGCAGCTCAGGAAATACTCAGGCACCGGCGGCCGGACCCAACAATGGGTACGCTAGCCTTAACGATTTTCTCGCCCGTTCCGGCAACCTTACCGGCGACGTGCCTAATCAACATCAGCCCGCTCCTGCcaacctgcagcagcagcatccatcTTCTGCACCATCCACTCCATCGGCGCCTGGCCAGCAAACCATCTACGAGACATCGTACGACGGCAATAAGCTTCGAGATTTAATTAATAAAGCCCGGTTTGCCCGCTGTAGGGCGAGGTTTCCGTTGCCCGTTATCCTGTACAAGGGCAAATACATCTGCCGTTCGGCGACGCTATCCGGTGGACCGGAGATTTATGGGCGTTCCGGATTGGACTACCTCTTCTATAGCCTAGACTCAGCAGCTACCTCACCGACGCTAGATG AGGAAGCGTACGAGGCGCGTGAAACGTCCCTGCCGGAGGACACGTTCGAGGAACCGATCACCAACAGTGACTGGCAGTTGTTCGATCGCGTACGCAGCCAGGACATCAAGCTGCTGAAGACGCTAAACGTCGGCACGATCGTAGACTTtatggtggaaaagaaaaaggtcaAGTTTGGCATGAACGTAACGTCGTCCGAGAAGGTCGACAAGGAGAAGCGTTACGCCGAGTTCAAGATCGTTTCGCTACCATATCCGGGATGCGAGTTTTTCCGGGACTACCGTGACAATAACTACTCCGGTGAGGGGCTCGTTTTCGATTGGTCCCAAGCCCACGTCGACGCAAGCATTGGCGTCCCGGATGATACCGTGTCGGCGCAATTACAGATCGATTGGGATAACTACAAGGATTGGGATCTGGTGAAGATCACACAAAACTATCTGAAGTTGCTGCTGCGGTACCTCCAGGACAGCAGTTCGGGGTTGCTGATACACTGCATCAGTGGATGGGATCGGACACCATTGTTCGTATCCTTGCTACGGCTGTCGCTGTGGGCGGATGGCGCGATTCACCAATCGCTCAGTGCGGCTCAGATCCTTTATTTTACCATCGCCTACGATTGGCTCCTGTTCGGTCACAACCTACCCGATCGACTGAACAAGGGCGAggtgatatttttcttctgcttctatGCGTTAAAGTACATCGCGGAGGATGAGTACAGCATTTTAGGACAACG GTataaaagcaaacacagcagcggtagcagcagcataGGCGTGATCCGGACCGACAGCGAATCGATGCTCGATGGCATACTACTCGACGGGGAAAGTAGAGGTTCGAGCATTTCACTCAACTCGACCTGCAGTTGCTTAAGCGGTCGAAGCTCCTCCCAACATGATACCCAAACGTGCATCAGCATCGGTGGAAATGGCGCAATCAGTGCCTCGAGTGGGATCAACGTGACGATCGGTGGTTCCAATATTCACAACACCGACTGCCTTCACGCTACGAGCGGTAGCCGTCCGATTGTTGGTGTACACAATCCGCACGACGACAATTTAAACGCCAGCAACGG CAATGGCTGGTTAGCGCATAGTCACGATAGTAATAGCAGTATTGGATGCATATCGAACGATAGTACTACTAATCTCAGTAATCATTGCGCTTGGTCGCCACAAACGAAAAG AACTAGTCCAGTCTCGGTGCCGGTGGCGAGTAGGTTAAGACAGCGGCAGGAATCTACCTCGTCCCTGTCCGTAGGCAGCTGGCAAATGATTTCTGGAACCGGAAGCCTGCGAAGTACCGACTCCGCAACGGAACTGAACCAAACTGCCCAGCATCATccccatcatcaccatcaccaccatcatcatcaccaccaggcGCCTGGAAACCATCAGCCACAGTTCCACCCTGTATATAGCCATCTGTACGGAAACAATCACGCCCCGATTCCTGTCGCGTATGCCACGGATACGACGGCCACGACTCCCAACGCAAATTcccagcaccatcatcacggGCCGGGACATATACCTGCTTCCCAGttgcatcagcagcagcattcgcAGGATTCCAGCTGCTGCACGATACTGGACGATGACTGTTTCAGCTTGTCTTATAGTCACGATTATTACGCCAT GCGCCGTGAACGGTTAAATCAAGTGCGAACACTCTTCTACAACTGTTACTACTCGACCATtgcattcaaattcaaatcggTGCCGGATTCCGCCCTTGGGAGTCTGCTCGGGAACTTTGCGGAAAAGGTGGGACTTGCCCATCGGACTTCGGTGTAA
- the LOC128723770 gene encoding uncharacterized protein LOC128723770 encodes MSELKECPFDRSHHVSAKSFPLHIVKCQRQNPDIKLARCPLNASHLMKEEKLKEHVRTCPSRAEFDVYRYNVATMAANHISHETDGAEHPIINTGDSGKNTTGKKTLQDDSECWDDYSYQAYDPLNNCRMKKLESKSFIVPNPNQFVGKSVEAALMRQEMQNESPSQNTKIKLEFDSVYDKSFQGNEPDQSNNCEQAEMTHDSKTMIETTFVQHSMLAIIICMTGNDQTETISKAAIFGILTKSLIIVHIEAIIQKDMINIAKEILTVLQTETIIKKDMINITLKALAETTTKLDIIDIPTKILEEHVTY; translated from the exons ATGTCCGAACTAAAGGAATGTCCCTTCGATCGGTCGCATCACGTGTCGGCCAAATCGTTTCCATTGCATATCGTGAAATGCCAACGGCAGAATCCAGATATCAAACTAGCACGATGTCCGCTGAACGCATCCCATCTGATGAAGGAGGAAAAGCTGAAGGAACACGTGCGCACTTGCCCAAGCCGAGCCGAATTCGACGTGTACAGATATAATGTGGCCACAATGGCTGCCAATCACATTTCGCACGAAACCGATGGGGCCGAACATCCGATCATAAACACCGGTGATTCCGGAAAAAATACTACcgggaaaaaaacgctacaGGATGACAGCGAATGTTGGGATGATTATTCCTATCAAGCGTACGATCCATTAAATAATTGCCGTATGAAAAAACTGGAAAGCAAGAGCTTCATCGTGCCGAATCCGAACCAATTTGTCGGTAAAAGCGTAGAAGCCGCTCTGATGCGGCAAGAAATGCAAAACGAATCACCAAGCCAAAACACCAAGATAAAGCTAGAATTTGATTCGGTCTATGATAAAAGCTTTCAAGGAAACGAACCGGACCAGAGCAACAATTGTGAACAAGCAGAAATGACTCACGATTCAA AAACGATGATCGAGACAACGTTCGTGCAACACAGCATGCTAGCTATCATAATTTGTATGACAGGCAACGATCAGAcagaaacaatttcaaaagCAGCTATATTCGGCATACTGACGAAGAGTCTGATAATTGTTCATATAGAAGCGATTATACAAAAAGATATGATCAATATAGCAAAGGAGATTCTGACAGTGCTTCAGACAGAAACGATTATAAAAAAAGATATGATCAACATAACGCTGAAAGCTCTGGCAGAAACGACTACAAAACTAGATATTATCGATATACCAACGAAGATACTAGAAGAG CACGTTACGTATTAG
- the LOC128723558 gene encoding uncharacterized protein LOC128723558: MSLGPFFRSPFTDLTASMVNFQQYDKCGELEMASIDCLEAYGTVRGAKKCADLLADFQECAFMAKQIARFRAMRLERHRQGFNGERKGDDYYAPPPRVDAY, translated from the exons ATGTCTCTCGGGCCATTCTTTCGTTCGCCATTCACCGATCTGACCGCTTCGATGGTCAACTTCCAACAGTACGACAAGTGCGGTGAGCTGGAGATGGCATCTATCGACTGTCTGGAAGCATACGGCACTGTTCGAGGCGCAAAAAAGTGCGCGGATCTGCTCGCTGATTTCCAGGAGTGTGCGTTTATGGCGAAACAGATCGCCAGATTCCGG GCCATGCGATTGGAGCGACATCGACAGGGATTTAACGGTGAGCGTAAGGGTGATGATTACTATGCGCCCCCACCACGCGTCGATGCTTACTAG